The DNA region GTGCTGGACGCTCAGGGCCGGATCATTGAGGTCAACGAACGTGCCGTTCAGCTGGCGGGGCGCCCAGGCGCTTTGCTGCATGGCGTGCGTATCGGGGACCTCTTTCAGAACTGGCCACAGATCACCGAGGGTCATCCAGCCGAGTGGCGCCCTGGGCGCGAGGTCTGGGAGCTGCGGCTCTCGACCGTGCGCAACGAGCGGGGCAATGCGTTGGGGCAGGCTGTGGTGGCGCGTGACGTGACAGCACGTGCTCAGGAGCACGACCGCGTGCAACGCCTGGCGAACGAGGACCCGCTGACGGGGCTGGGGAACCGCCGCGCTTTTGAAACTGATCTGGCCCGGGAGACGGCCCGCGCGCACCGTCATACCCTGACGCTGGCCGTCGCCATCATTGATCTGGACGGCCTGAAGGCCGTCAATGACCGTCAGGGTCATGCGTATGGCGACGCGCTGCTGTCAGCGTTTGGAGGCGCCTTGCCAGGGGCGTTCCGACCTGAGGACCGCGCTTACCGCTTCGGCGGCGATGAATTTGCCCTGCTGCTCACCCAGAGTGCGGTTGAGGGCGAGACGGCTATTCACGAGCGACTGGCGCGTATTGTGCGTGACCTGCAGTCGCAGGGCTTTCCCGAGTTTGGGGCGAGTATGGGCGTGGCCTACGCTCCGCTTGAGGGCACGGGCGACGCTCTGGTGCAGCTGGCGGACGAACGGATGTATGCGCAGAAAGCGCAGCACCGAGCAGCGGAGCTTGAGCCGGTGTTGCACACGTCTGGCGACGGGATTCTGGCAACTTCACACCCGTAAGCCGGTGGGCTGTGCCTGAGCCCAAGCCCTGGCGCCACCGTTTTTCCCTCCGCGTCATCGGCTGCGCCCTGCGGCTCTCTCACCGCTTCCCGCTCAGCCAGCGTGCCGTGCAGGAGCTGCTCCACGAGCAAGGCCCCGCAGGCCAGCCACGAGAAGAAAGCGGCAGTGGAACATGGGGTTCGCCCCACCGATGACCGAAGCGCTGCGCCACTGAGAACCACGTTATGCTCGGTGGTCTCTGGATGAACGGTGCGTTGAGGTCGGTGGCCTGAAATATTGGCTCTGGAGAGCTGTCGATGAAGGTGGGCCGT from Deinococcus humi includes:
- a CDS encoding histidine kinase N-terminal 7TM domain-containing diguanylate cyclase is translated as MIYILTPDLLPTLLALLVTLLMAGSMLHRIGQPPQRAFLAVLLGICLWLIGDVLSLTVSGTRAQWDWGLTQFLGILTIPVAWLTLVRRHLRPVPEPVPLLRVLALLTVPLLTLGLIWTNDGHHLIWQYPPGSVPAWGAVERTPLYWLLIVVYPNVLLIWGAAQLLLAWRAVRDGERHQITVMLLAVLVPSLANTAYLLGIPVLPGRATPGPVFFALCLVPVAWGMLRYGLLRVTPLAHRQVVEQMTDAVFVLDAQGRIIEVNERAVQLAGRPGALLHGVRIGDLFQNWPQITEGHPAEWRPGREVWELRLSTVRNERGNALGQAVVARDVTARAQEHDRVQRLANEDPLTGLGNRRAFETDLARETARAHRHTLTLAVAIIDLDGLKAVNDRQGHAYGDALLSAFGGALPGAFRPEDRAYRFGGDEFALLLTQSAVEGETAIHERLARIVRDLQSQGFPEFGASMGVAYAPLEGTGDALVQLADERMYAQKAQHRAAELEPVLHTSGDGILATSHP